The Phycisphaeraceae bacterium genome contains the following window.
TTGGTGAGGACGATGCAGCGGATCTTATGAGTGAGGCCATTTGCGGAAAGATGGGCGCGGATGGGGTTGCGTAGTTGGACGAGGTAGTCGCTGTAGGTCGTGTTTCCGGGCGCGGAGACTGGTGCGCCGGTGGCTTGGAGGTTCAAAACGCGCAAGCCGGCGTAGACACCCGGGAAGCCACCGGCCCCACCTGGAACGAGGTGCGAACCGGCATAGAACTCGGCGACATCGCGAGAGACGGCTCGGCGGCTGTCGTAAACGACGAGAACCTGGTCGGGGCGGAGTTGTGCGTGAGCGTGCGCACAAAGCGCACAGATCGCTGCGAATCCGAGTAAGACAAACTGCTTCATGATTCCCCCTCCATCGACCCGAGATGCATAAAGAGTGTACCACGCGAAGGGCGCTTTACCCAAGCAATTCGGTTCTCGGACGTCTACGGTTGCATGCATGGGATGGATCGAGTCCTCCCCGCAAGGAGTGGTTGTGCGGGTCAAGGCGGTGCCGGGTGCTCGGGCAGACGCGATTACGGGTTTGCTGGGTGATCGTCTGAAGGTGCGGGTCGCTGCGCCGCCTGAGGACGGGCGCGCGAACGCGGCGATCATCGCGCTTTTGGCGCGAGCACTGGGGATTCGTCGGTCGGCGCTCGAGATTGCGCATGGGC
Protein-coding sequences here:
- a CDS encoding DUF167 domain-containing protein; this translates as MGWIESSPQGVVVRVKAVPGARADAITGLLGDRLKVRVAAPPEDGRANAAIIALLARALGIRRSALEIAHGQTSPEKTILIRGVEVEQVCAKLGVRAS